Proteins encoded in a region of the Vitis riparia cultivar Riparia Gloire de Montpellier isolate 1030 chromosome 7, EGFV_Vit.rip_1.0, whole genome shotgun sequence genome:
- the LOC117918037 gene encoding putative lipid-transfer protein DIR1, producing the protein MKKFVMMVAAVLVVAVVVEGSEGFSLCNMSEDDLMTCKPAVSKPSPVDPSPECCKALSGADLTCLCSYKNSETLPFLGIDPDLAMALPSKCNLTPPASC; encoded by the coding sequence ATGAAGAAGTTTGTGATGATGGTGGCGGCGGTGTTGGTGGTGGCAGTGGTAGTGGAGGGGTCAGAGGGGTTCAGCTTGTGCAACATGAGTGAGGATGATTTGATGACATGTAAGCCTGCAGTGAGCAAACCATCGCCGGTGGATCCATCTCCGGAGTGCTGCAAGGCGCTTTCAGGAGCTGATTTGACTTGCCTTTGCTCTTATAAGAACTCAGAGACACTGCCGTTTCTTGGGATTGATCCTGATCTTGCCATGGCTCTTCCCTCCAAGTGCAACCTCACCCCTCCTGCTAGCTGCTAA
- the LOC117917444 gene encoding uncharacterized protein At5g48480-like: protein MAQENQNGASKAAAAVTFTAVKPQLFVEAPKATDAVQFYKAAFGAEEVNRTMHPKRKADQELPLILSAEVKIGSYSLLVSDLADDSDALAKTVGTGCTICLETDEVEAAVVKAVAAGATNECATADGESACCGGRVAKLKDPYGFVWLICSPAKKPVDVVA from the exons ATGGCGCAGGAGAATCAGAACGGTGCCTCCAAGGCAGCTGCTGCTGTGACCTTCACTGCTGTGAAGCCACAGCTGTTCGTGGAAGCTCCGAAGGCTACGGACGCCGTACAGTTCTACAAGGCTGCGTTTGGTGCTGAGGAGGTGAACCGTACAATGCATCCCAAGAGGAAGGCTGATCAAGAGCTCCCTCTCATCCTCTCTGCTGAAGTTAAGATCGGTTCCTACTCGCTTCTCGTTTCTGACCTCGCCGATGACTCAGATGCTCT GGCCAAGACTGTTGGAACCGGTTGCACGATCTGCCTGGAGACCGATGAGGTGGAAGCTGCCGTAGTCAAGGCCGTCGCCGCCGGAGCAACCAACGAGTGCGCCACCGCCGACGGCGAGAGCGCGTGCTGCGGTGGGCGCGTGGCTAAGCTGAAGGACCCCTACGGCTTCGTCTGGCTGATATGCTCGCCTGCGAAGAAGCCAGTTGACGTGGTAGCCTAG